The Tepidibacter aestuarii genome contains a region encoding:
- a CDS encoding zinc dependent phospholipase C family protein, with protein sequence MLVQSHNVIANHIHYNIKNNLNIDLNLKLLSYGAMKPDIAPRLAVKKHYKDQSFDFVLNEILNLIDNGLKENPISINRFSTKLGVISHFLSDFFCLPHHNREYYHDKLFEHLKYEKDLHKYFVNFEGLSKVKSPYIEKIDKENIKNLIEELHYNYTQNTMGFENDVISSVNISSAVGIIIVENSLIESFNKVTV encoded by the coding sequence TTGTTAGTTCAAAGTCACAATGTTATAGCAAACCATATACATTACAATATAAAAAACAACTTAAATATAGATTTGAATCTCAAACTACTATCATACGGAGCTATGAAACCAGACATAGCCCCTAGACTTGCTGTGAAAAAACACTATAAAGATCAAAGTTTTGATTTTGTTTTAAATGAAATATTAAATTTAATAGATAACGGGCTTAAAGAAAACCCTATATCTATAAATAGATTTTCTACAAAACTAGGAGTTATAAGCCATTTTTTATCTGACTTTTTCTGCCTTCCACATCACAATAGAGAATATTATCATGACAAGCTATTTGAACACTTAAAATACGAAAAAGACCTACATAAGTATTTTGTAAATTTTGAAGGTCTTAGCAAAGTTAAATCTCCATATATAGAAAAAATAGATAAGGAGAATATAAAAAATCTTATAGAAGAACTTCACTATAACTACACTCAAAACACAATGGGTTTTGAAAACGACGTTATAAGCTCTGTAAATATATCAAGTGCAGTTGGTATAATAATAGTTGAAAACTCATTAATAGAATCATTCAATAAAGTTACAGTTTAA
- a CDS encoding B12-binding domain-containing radical SAM protein, whose product MKILLTTLNSKFIHTNLAIRYLNSFCKDLADITVAEYTINNSVDYILKEIYKQKSDIVVFSTYIWNVDDTIKICKNLKKVSPHIKILLGGPEVSYDFEEFMKKYDCIDYIIYGEGELTFREFIEYSLGKKDIDNIDGLVYRKKDSIIVNEPRQLIHDLNIIPSPYENIDKKEYENRIVYYETSRGCPFNCQYCLSSTIKGLRFFDIDRVKMELKNLINANVKQVKFVDRTFNAKKEYALDIMKFIMENDNGFTNFHFEVTAHLIDDDMLEFLSKCSPGLFQFEIGVQSTNKKTLEEVGRTQNFESLSYVVNKISSFKNIHQHLDLIAGLPYENYESFRNSFNTVFNLDIEQLQLGFLKMLKGSGIRKNSEKHDYIFKDYTPYEVLGNKYMSYDEMLKIKDIEEVLEIYYNSNNFKLSMNYIIKKYYSEDAFKLFEDLSSYWEDNGYFKISQGKNQLYKILIDFYTDVIKVDVDIFKDVLKYDYISLGKVSSLPSMFDKMEVDDFKNRCHIFLKSEENVRKYTPKFENTPAKNIIKYVRFEPFNYDVSKLKENIHEKLDKDLNTILFVYDLDKKVFEKSNSYKVVI is encoded by the coding sequence TTGAAAATACTTTTAACTACTCTCAATTCAAAATTTATTCATACTAATTTAGCTATTAGATATTTAAATAGTTTTTGTAAAGATTTAGCTGATATTACTGTTGCTGAGTATACTATAAACAATAGTGTAGATTATATATTAAAAGAAATTTATAAGCAAAAGTCTGATATAGTGGTATTTTCTACATATATATGGAATGTAGATGATACTATAAAAATCTGTAAGAACCTAAAAAAAGTGAGCCCTCATATTAAGATATTACTTGGGGGACCAGAAGTTTCTTATGATTTTGAAGAATTTATGAAAAAATATGATTGCATAGATTATATAATATATGGAGAAGGGGAGTTGACTTTTAGAGAATTTATAGAGTATTCCCTGGGAAAAAAAGATATTGATAATATAGATGGTCTTGTTTATAGAAAAAAAGATTCAATAATTGTTAATGAACCAAGACAGTTAATACATGATCTTAACATAATACCTAGCCCTTATGAAAACATAGATAAAAAGGAATATGAAAATAGGATTGTATATTACGAAACATCAAGAGGATGCCCTTTTAACTGCCAATATTGCTTATCATCTACTATAAAGGGACTTAGATTCTTTGATATAGATAGAGTCAAAATGGAACTTAAAAACTTGATAAATGCGAATGTTAAGCAAGTTAAATTTGTTGATAGAACATTCAATGCAAAAAAAGAATATGCACTTGATATAATGAAATTTATTATGGAAAATGATAATGGATTTACAAACTTTCATTTTGAAGTAACTGCTCACTTAATAGACGATGATATGTTGGAGTTTTTATCAAAGTGCAGTCCTGGACTTTTTCAATTTGAAATAGGAGTTCAATCTACAAATAAAAAGACTTTAGAAGAAGTAGGAAGAACTCAAAATTTCGAGAGTCTATCTTATGTTGTAAATAAGATTTCAAGCTTTAAAAATATTCATCAGCATTTAGATTTAATAGCAGGTCTTCCGTATGAGAATTATGAAAGTTTTAGAAATTCATTTAATACAGTATTTAACCTAGATATAGAACAATTACAGCTTGGTTTTTTAAAGATGTTAAAGGGATCTGGTATTAGAAAAAATTCTGAAAAGCATGATTATATATTTAAAGACTATACTCCGTACGAGGTTTTAGGAAACAAGTATATGAGCTATGATGAAATGTTAAAGATAAAGGATATAGAAGAGGTTCTTGAGATTTATTATAATTCAAATAATTTCAAGCTTTCTATGAACTATATAATAAAGAAGTATTACAGTGAAGATGCATTTAAATTATTTGAAGATTTATCTTCTTATTGGGAAGACAATGGTTACTTTAAAATATCACAAGGAAAGAATCAGTTATATAAGATATTGATTGATTTTTACACTGATGTGATAAAAGTAGATGTTGATATATTTAAAGATGTACTTAAATACGATTATATTTCTCTTGGGAAGGTGTCGTCTTTACCTAGTATGTTTGATAAAATGGAAGTAGATGATTTTAAAAATAGATGTCATATATTCTTAAAGAGTGAGGAAAATGTTAGAAAGTATACTCCAAAGTTTGAAAATACTCCAGCTAAGAATATAATTAAATATGTTCGATTTGAACCATTTAATTACGATGTATCAAAGCTTAAAGAGAATATACATGAGAAGCTTGATAAAGACTTGAATACTATATTATTCGTTTATGACTTAGATAAAAAAGTGTTTGAGAAAAGCAATTCATATAAGGTTGTTATTTAG
- a CDS encoding tetratricopeptide repeat protein: protein MKFNIEKHLLVKTENLAFLSIKEDAKLPLKGYTIPTGGIDVPILNEELVKGIKDRSAEESLTLSSLSNGMIYIIGIDSNFRYNGEYKKFLYAFDERIEEYIGYMGVKKANEKELTDALIYFKALITLNKDNIDGIYNYALVCQDIAKIHEKNKEEELMNDFLLEALDKLETIVEIDPNFGIAYYQLGYHYYNQKQYIKTRITWEQALKCELDENIVMEIKNELKKIEDKVDYEEGYNLVLQGNAQEGLEKLLPLKEEYPDWWNLLFFIGLAYRQLGDINESIKYFEKILILNPTQVDTIVEIGLCYAMTGNLEKSIEEFKKALDIKEDPEVMCNLGMAYLETGNLDEARFYIEKAFTLNPDDEVTVACLNELKKYEK, encoded by the coding sequence ATGAAGTTTAATATAGAAAAACATTTATTAGTTAAGACTGAAAATTTAGCTTTTTTAAGTATAAAAGAGGATGCTAAGCTTCCTCTTAAGGGATATACTATTCCAACGGGAGGAATAGATGTTCCTATACTTAATGAAGAATTAGTTAAAGGAATAAAGGATAGAAGTGCAGAGGAATCACTAACTTTATCGTCTTTATCAAATGGAATGATATACATAATAGGTATTGATTCAAACTTTAGATATAATGGAGAGTACAAGAAATTTTTATATGCATTTGATGAAAGAATAGAAGAATATATAGGTTATATGGGTGTTAAAAAGGCTAATGAAAAAGAGCTTACAGACGCATTGATTTACTTTAAGGCGCTTATAACTTTGAATAAGGATAATATAGATGGTATTTATAATTACGCTTTAGTTTGTCAAGATATAGCTAAGATTCATGAAAAGAATAAGGAAGAAGAATTGATGAATGACTTCCTTCTTGAAGCTTTAGATAAATTAGAAACTATAGTTGAGATAGATCCTAATTTTGGTATTGCTTATTATCAACTTGGATATCATTACTATAATCAAAAACAATATATAAAAACAAGAATTACTTGGGAGCAAGCTTTAAAATGTGAATTAGATGAAAATATAGTAATGGAAATAAAAAATGAATTAAAAAAAATTGAGGATAAAGTAGATTATGAAGAAGGATATAATCTAGTATTACAAGGAAATGCGCAGGAAGGTCTTGAAAAATTACTTCCATTAAAGGAAGAATATCCTGATTGGTGGAATTTATTGTTCTTTATAGGTCTTGCTTATAGACAACTAGGAGATATAAATGAATCTATAAAATACTTTGAAAAGATATTAATTCTTAATCCTACACAAGTAGATACTATAGTGGAAATTGGACTTTGTTATGCCATGACTGGAAACTTAGAAAAATCAATAGAAGAGTTTAAAAAAGCATTAGATATAAAAGAAGATCCTGAGGTTATGTGCAACTTGGGAATGGCATATCTTGAAACTGGGAATTTAGATGAAGCTAGATTTTATATAGAAAAGGCATTTACTTTAAATCCTGATGATGAAGTCACAGTAGCTTGCCTTAATGAGTTAAAAAAATACGAGAAGTAA
- a CDS encoding NAD(P)-dependent oxidoreductase: MGNHIVEEAKRCMQCKNPKCKQGCPVNTSIPEVIQLLLNSDIKKAGEILFSNNPLSVICSLVCPHENQCEGNCILGIKGSPVQISSIEHYVSNYYLNSSSIEKSERLNKKVAIIGSGPAGITIAFMLSLKGYDVTIFEAHDKIGGVLRYGIPEFRLPKIVLDKLKDKLVELGVKIRPNTLIGPVINLDTLERDGYEAIFIGTGVWNPNTLNIKGESLGHVHYAIDYLKNPSVYDLGEKVCVIGAGNVAMDVARTAIRRGCKDVYVMYRKDVCDMSATNYEIEYAKIDGVKFETFKTPIEFVDEGVKYVRTEKVKDESGRVSVTPIKGSEDIFKANSIIVAVSQGPKFNIVSTSKGINLNKYGLVITDSLGRTTREGVFASGDVVTGAKTVVEAVNVSKKVAMAIDEYIIKKYEK; this comes from the coding sequence ATGGGAAATCATATTGTAGAAGAAGCCAAAAGATGTATGCAGTGCAAAAATCCAAAATGTAAGCAAGGTTGTCCTGTAAATACGTCTATTCCAGAAGTTATACAATTACTTCTAAATAGCGATATAAAAAAGGCCGGAGAAATATTGTTTAGCAACAATCCCCTTTCTGTTATTTGTTCTCTAGTATGTCCGCATGAAAATCAATGTGAAGGTAATTGTATTCTTGGCATTAAAGGAAGTCCTGTTCAAATAAGTTCTATAGAACATTATGTTTCTAATTACTATTTAAACAGTTCTTCTATCGAAAAAAGCGAAAGATTGAATAAGAAAGTAGCTATAATCGGTTCTGGACCTGCTGGTATTACTATAGCTTTTATGTTGTCTTTAAAAGGCTATGATGTTACTATATTTGAAGCTCATGATAAAATCGGAGGAGTTTTAAGATATGGTATTCCAGAGTTTAGACTTCCTAAAATAGTTCTGGACAAACTTAAAGATAAACTGGTTGAACTCGGTGTTAAAATACGTCCAAACACATTAATAGGTCCTGTTATAAACCTAGATACCCTTGAAAGAGATGGATACGAAGCTATATTTATAGGTACAGGTGTATGGAATCCAAATACTTTAAATATAAAAGGGGAAAGTCTTGGACATGTGCATTATGCTATTGATTACTTAAAGAATCCAAGTGTTTATGATCTAGGCGAAAAGGTATGTGTAATAGGAGCTGGTAATGTAGCTATGGATGTTGCAAGAACTGCTATTAGACGTGGTTGTAAAGATGTGTACGTAATGTATAGAAAAGATGTATGTGATATGTCTGCTACTAATTACGAAATAGAGTATGCTAAAATAGACGGTGTCAAGTTTGAAACTTTCAAAACACCTATTGAGTTTGTGGATGAAGGTGTTAAATATGTGAGAACTGAAAAAGTAAAAGATGAGTCAGGCAGAGTAAGCGTCACTCCAATTAAAGGGTCTGAGGATATATTCAAAGCAAATTCTATTATAGTTGCTGTAAGTCAAGGTCCGAAGTTTAATATAGTTTCTACTTCAAAAGGTATAAATCTTAATAAATATGGACTTGTAATTACTGATTCTTTAGGGAGAACTACTAGAGAAGGTGTGTTTGCATCAGGTGACGTTGTTACAGGAGCTAAGACTGTTGTTGAAGCTGTTAATGTATCAAAGAAGGTTGCTATGGCTATAGATGAATATATAATAAAAAAATACGAGAAGTAA
- a CDS encoding bifunctional enoyl-CoA hydratase/phosphate acetyltransferase codes for MIKKLNEVISKVKSIQTMKLAVAAAQDEEVLKAIFDARKEGIIEPILVGDTEKIKKIAKQLNEDIEGIELIEAEGLKESAEIAVKLVSSEKADFVMKGLIDTSILLKEVLNKEYGLRTESLLSHVMVYELPSYHKLLILTDGGMNISPNAEQKYKIMKNAIEVGKSLELETVKGACIAAKEKVSDKMIATVDADELSKMEYGEGVIVEGPLAFDLAISKEAARIKNFKSEVAGDADIMLVPTIEVGNGIGKSLTYMAGGKSAGIIMGAKAPVVLVSRADTHESKLYSIAIGALIANNK; via the coding sequence ATGATAAAAAAATTAAATGAAGTAATAAGTAAGGTTAAAAGTATACAAACTATGAAATTAGCAGTTGCAGCTGCTCAAGACGAAGAGGTTTTAAAAGCTATATTTGATGCTAGAAAAGAAGGAATTATAGAACCTATATTAGTTGGCGATACTGAAAAAATAAAAAAAATAGCTAAACAATTAAATGAAGATATAGAAGGAATAGAATTAATAGAAGCTGAAGGTTTAAAGGAAAGTGCTGAAATAGCAGTAAAACTTGTATCTAGTGAAAAAGCAGATTTTGTTATGAAGGGTCTAATAGATACATCTATACTTTTAAAAGAAGTTTTAAATAAAGAGTATGGACTTAGAACAGAAAGTCTTTTAAGTCATGTAATGGTATATGAACTTCCTAGTTATCATAAGTTATTAATTCTTACTGATGGAGGAATGAACATCAGTCCGAATGCAGAGCAAAAATATAAGATAATGAAGAATGCTATAGAAGTTGGAAAATCATTAGAACTCGAAACGGTAAAAGGAGCTTGTATTGCTGCAAAAGAAAAAGTAAGTGATAAAATGATAGCAACAGTTGATGCTGACGAGCTTTCAAAGATGGAGTATGGAGAAGGTGTTATAGTTGAGGGACCTCTTGCGTTTGATTTAGCTATATCAAAAGAAGCTGCTAGAATAAAGAACTTCAAAAGTGAAGTAGCTGGAGATGCAGATATAATGCTGGTTCCTACAATAGAAGTTGGAAACGGAATAGGTAAATCTCTCACTTATATGGCTGGTGGAAAATCTGCAGGGATAATAATGGGAGCTAAAGCCCCTGTTGTATTAGTATCAAGAGCTGATACTCATGAATCAAAATTATATTCAATAGCAATAGGTGCATTAATTGCAAACAATAAATAG
- the cooS gene encoding anaerobic carbon-monoxide dehydrogenase catalytic subunit produces the protein MDEKLLSIDNATNELIKKAQTDGVETIWDRKENMKPCPMGEKGICCRICAMGPCRITPKTPRGLCGASPDVIVSRNFARMVAAGAAAHSDHGRDIAHVLHMSSKDGNYKVRDEAKLINLAKRWEIETDERDIYDIAHEVAGVALNEFGKPFGNLTLPPSLPEQRRKVWEDLNIVPRAIDREVVTVMHSTHVGCTADADSMLNISMRTSLADGWGGSYMATELSDILFGTPIPRETEANLGVLEENYVNIVLHGHEPSLSEMIVLAAEDPELVALAKEVGAEGINLAGMCCTANEVTMRHGVKIAGNFAQQELAVLTGAVEAVIVDVQCIFPALASLTDCYHTKFITTSPKARITGATHLEFDEEKAFESAKSIVKEAILNFSNRDNKKVFIPKSKSHAIVGYSVEAIINQLDKVVNSHIDPAGTVKPLADCITSGVIRGAAGIVGCNNPKVKHDYGHIELIKELIKNDVIVVVTGCAAQACAKAGLLSKDAKRLAGQGLATVCELVDIPPVLHMGSCVDISRILHLVGEVAKFLNVDIPQLPVVGAAPEWMSEKAVAIGTYVVSSGIDTWLGVAPPVTGGPRVLEILTNELENIVGAKFFVEPDPVKAAGQIIERIEQKRKVLEEMFEKKEELAKA, from the coding sequence ATGGATGAAAAGTTATTGTCAATTGACAATGCCACTAATGAGCTAATAAAAAAAGCTCAGACAGATGGGGTAGAGACTATTTGGGATAGAAAAGAAAATATGAAGCCATGTCCTATGGGAGAAAAGGGAATATGTTGTAGAATTTGTGCAATGGGACCTTGTAGAATAACTCCAAAAACACCTAGAGGTCTTTGTGGAGCAAGTCCAGATGTTATTGTATCTAGAAACTTTGCAAGAATGGTAGCAGCAGGGGCAGCAGCACACTCAGATCATGGTAGAGATATAGCTCATGTTCTTCATATGTCAAGCAAAGATGGTAATTATAAGGTTAGAGATGAGGCTAAATTAATAAACTTAGCTAAAAGATGGGAAATAGAAACAGATGAAAGAGATATATACGATATAGCTCATGAAGTTGCAGGCGTTGCACTTAATGAATTTGGAAAGCCTTTTGGAAATTTAACATTACCGCCATCATTACCAGAACAAAGAAGAAAAGTTTGGGAGGATCTAAATATAGTTCCAAGAGCAATAGATAGAGAAGTTGTAACTGTTATGCACTCAACTCATGTGGGTTGTACTGCTGATGCAGATAGTATGCTAAATATTTCAATGAGAACATCTCTTGCTGATGGATGGGGCGGTTCTTATATGGCAACAGAACTTAGTGATATATTATTTGGAACTCCAATACCAAGAGAGACAGAAGCAAATCTTGGTGTTTTAGAAGAAAATTATGTAAATATAGTACTTCATGGACATGAGCCTTCATTATCAGAAATGATAGTGCTTGCAGCAGAGGATCCAGAGCTTGTAGCTTTAGCTAAAGAAGTTGGAGCTGAAGGAATAAATCTTGCTGGTATGTGCTGTACAGCAAATGAAGTTACAATGAGACATGGAGTTAAAATAGCTGGAAACTTTGCTCAACAAGAGCTTGCAGTATTAACTGGAGCAGTAGAAGCAGTAATAGTTGATGTTCAGTGTATATTCCCAGCTTTAGCATCTCTTACAGATTGTTATCATACAAAATTCATAACGACATCTCCAAAAGCTAGAATCACCGGAGCAACTCATCTAGAATTTGACGAAGAAAAAGCATTCGAGTCAGCAAAATCAATAGTCAAAGAAGCTATACTAAATTTCTCAAACAGAGACAATAAGAAGGTATTCATACCTAAGAGTAAAAGTCATGCAATAGTAGGATATAGTGTTGAAGCTATAATTAATCAATTAGATAAGGTTGTAAACTCTCATATAGATCCAGCTGGAACTGTCAAGCCTCTTGCTGATTGTATAACATCAGGAGTTATAAGAGGAGCTGCTGGAATAGTTGGATGTAATAACCCTAAGGTTAAGCATGACTATGGACACATTGAATTAATAAAAGAACTTATTAAGAATGATGTAATAGTTGTTGTAACAGGATGTGCAGCACAAGCGTGTGCGAAAGCGGGACTTTTAAGTAAGGATGCTAAAAGATTAGCTGGTCAAGGTCTTGCAACTGTATGTGAACTTGTAGATATACCTCCTGTACTTCATATGGGTTCTTGTGTTGATATAAGCCGTATATTACATCTTGTAGGAGAAGTTGCTAAGTTCTTAAATGTTGATATACCTCAATTACCAGTTGTTGGAGCAGCACCTGAGTGGATGTCAGAAAAGGCAGTAGCTATAGGAACATATGTTGTTTCATCAGGAATAGATACATGGCTTGGAGTGGCGCCGCCTGTAACAGGAGG